One Trichormus variabilis 0441 genomic window, GGATTTTCAAAGCCTGTTGGTGGGCTGCTGCTACCTTAGCAACCCAAGCTGACGAAATGCCCAAAGGAGTCATCGGTCGCATATTAGCTATTATTTGGATGTTTATTGGTGTACTATTTGTCACTTACTTTACAGCAGCTGCTACCACCTCGCTAACTGTGCAACAGTTACAAGCAGATATCAACAGTGTAAGTGATCTACCAGGCAGGGTGGTGGCAACAACAACCGGCAGCACAGCTGCAACATACTTAAAACAGCAGAAAATTTCTGTCTTAGAAGTCCCCAAAATTGAGCAAGCTTACGATGCTTTAGAAACAAAAAAAGCTGAAGCTGTTGTTTTTGACTCTCCTGTACTTCTGTTCTATGCTGCTAATCAAGGTCAGGGAAAAGTAGAGGTTGTGGGCAGTGTCTTCCGCGAAGAAAACTACGGTATTGTTTTACCTAATAATAGCCCCTACCGTAAACCTATTAATAATGCCTTACTGAAACTCAAAGAAAATGGCACTTATCAATCATTGTATGATAAATGGTTTGGGGTCAAGAACAGTTGATCTGGGGTGTATATAATCTGGTAAGTGTTGGTTTTTCAAGAGTAATGACTATAGCAGTCCTAAATCATTCGTGAGAAACAAGATACCCGAATTCTACAAGAAGTCGGGTATCTTGATAAATCAATTAAAAATACCCTACGGGTACTCTGCGAGAACGCCTTTGGCGAACGCGGTAGCGTTCCGTTCGCGCGAGCGTTGCGTAGCAAAGGAAAGCTAAAGCTACAAAATACCCTTCTCCTGTCGGCGAAGCTACGCGAACGGGAAGGCTGCGCCAACAAAATAAAAAATAATCCACTCATTACTCATTAAATTTGCTTCACTGATGATGACACCCTACCCCTAAGAGGTTGTTTGAAAAGCATTATTTTAAACATCAAAATCTTAAGAACCTAACCCCCCTAGCCCCCCTTCCCTACAAGGGAATGGGGGTTTCAAAGCCTCTCTCCGCTTCGGGGAGAGGTTTGGAGAGGGGTCTTTATTATCATTCATAACTTTTCAAACATTCTCTAAAACACTAGTTTTAGAGTTTGACTATTAACTAATAATTAAATAACTCTTAAAGGGTGTGCAAAAGTACTCTTGCACCGTTGTTAAGTTTGGTATCTTTCTGATAACAGTCAAACTGTTGTTAGGTAAAGAAATGAGTCGAATCAATGGATTTATTGGCCGTCGTAATTTCTTAGGGTTAGCAGGCGCGGGAAGTTTGGTTGTTGCTGCTACTGCTTGTGCTGGTAGTTTGACTGTAGGTAAAGAAGAACCAGCTATTGCTGATGTCAAATCAATTAACCTGAATCCAGTAAATCCACAACAAGCTTTAAAATTTTTACTGGATGGTAATCAAAGATTTGTTAACAGAAAACCAAAGTATCCTCGTCAATCTCAGCAACGTTTACAATCAATTGCCAAAGCACAGTATCCCTTTGCCGCTATTTTAGGTTGTGCAGATTCGAGAGTCCCGGCGGAAATTGTTTTTGACCAAGGGCTGGGGGATTTATTCGTGGTGCGAGTAGCTGGTAATATTGCCAGTGATATGGCGATCGCTAGTTTGGAATATGCTACTTCTGTACTCGATACACGGTTGATTGTGGTTTTAGGGCATACAAAATGCGGTGCTGTAACTGCCAGCATGAAAAATGAACCGCTTCCAGGCAGAATTGGCTATTTGACGGAGAGTATTAGACCCGCTTTGGCAAAATTACCATCAACTTCCAAGGATGTTAATAAAGCAGCTGTGATTGCTAACATCCAGTACCAAACTGAAAAGCTGCAACAAAAATCAACTATTTTGGCACAGTTAATTAATAAAGGTACAGTCCAAATTATTGGTGCTGCTTACGATATTGATACCGGAATAGTCTCAGTAATTTCTTAATTCATCACCCCGTATTTGGTATTGAACTATCTAACTTTCAATACCAAAATATTTCCACTTTTTAGTTAATAATTTTATATTTTGGTCATTTCTTGTCCATCAATATGTATGTATAGCAGCGATCGCTAATCATAGATATAAGTCTGGCATAACGATAGTTTTATCAAATCATAAGATTATTCAATTGTTAGACCTGATTTTGGTATATTCCAAAGAATAACAAAGCTTTATATCACTAGGTTGCAATAATTCGTAACTTTTTTATTGCCCTGAAGATGCTGTCTTGATCAATTTGATAGGGTCTGAGGGTCTTTAGTCATGAGTTTTTCAAACAGCAATTTAGTGAGATTTTGCCAATTGAAATAAGGTGTATCATGAGTCGAATTAATGGATTTGCTGGGCGACGGAATTTTTTGAAACTAGCAGGTGTCGGCGGTGTAGGTATTGGTGCTAGTGCTGTTGGTAGTTTTCTTTGGCAAGGAGAACCTGCTGTTGCTCAACAACCATCCACTAATCCAGAGAAACCACAACCAGTTAATCCACAAGCTGCTTTAGCTAGATTACTAGAAGGAAACAAGCGGTTTGTAGATGGTAAACGCCTCAACCCTAATCAGTCAAGATTGCGTTTACAGGAAACTGCCGTTGCTCAATATCCATTTGCCGCTATACTTGGCTGTGCAGATTCGAGAGTACCTGCGGAAATTGTTTTTGATCAAGGATTAGGAGACTTATTCGTTGTCAGAGTTGCTGGTAATGTTGCCAGCCAAACTGCTATAGGTAGCCTAGAATTTGCTACAGCCGTATTAGGCGCACAACTAATTGTGGTTGTAGGTCATGCAAGATGTGGTGCAGTTATAGCCGCAACGAAAGGTGACCCTCTTCCTGGGAGAATTGGTGTGTTTGTGGAAGAAATTAAGCCGGCTGTAGAAAGGGTCAGAAATAAAACTGGCGATTTAGAGGAAAATTCTATTATTGCTAATGTCCAATATCAGGCAGAAAAGTTGGAAGAAAGTTCGACCATTTTGAGAGGTTTAATCAAAGAAGGTAAGCTCAAAATAGCTGGTGGTCGTTATGATTTAGCTAGCGGCAAAGTAACTTTATTAACCTAAATTAAGATTTCGGTTTTTAGAGGTTGTTTGAAAAGTGATTGGCTGTGATTTTAAGCACTCATTGATCCCCCTAACCCCCCTTAAAAAGGAGGGAAAATGAATCAAAGTCACCCTTTTTAAGGGGGATTTAGGGGGATATAAAATGTTTTGCTACCAAGCATAAGACTTTTCAAACATCCTCTTAAAGCTAATCTTTAAAAATAATTGCGTTGATTAGAGATTAATTGTCAAGGGTATTCAATATACTTATGTTCGCAGTTAGATTCCTCGCAAACACTTGATTTAACTATGGTAGGTCTAGTCTTGCTATGGCATAACTGTTTCGTGGGATATTGAAGTCATTACCAAGATAAATCCCACTCATTACGTCGCTACACCATCATGAGGGGGAAATCATGACGATCGCCACCAGGTCTGGTATTAGTAAGCAAGTGGCTCTAAAATCAAGTTTCATCACGGGAATTGACTATAGTGTAGTCCATAAAATTCCTGGCAGAATTAGATTTCGCGTTCCCCTGGTAGCCCATGACCTCTATTATGCTCAACGCCTGCAAGAATTACTAGAATCTGACAGTCACGTATTGGAAGTACGGGTTAATCCCTGGGCGGCTTCTGTTGCTATTAGATATGAACAATCTGCTAGCAACAATAGGCTAATGCAAGCTTATCTGGTAGGTTTACTGCATCAGGCTAAATTTAGTCAACAGTCAACAGTCAACAGTCAACAAGTCACAAAATCAAATGATGCTGGTGTAAAATTGCCAGCTTTGGCAACCATTTTAGCTTTATTGGGTTTGGGGTTTCCCATTCCCAGGGCGATAATTGCAGCGACAGTGGGGCTGGCAGCTTTACCTATAGCGAAACGTGCTTATGCTAGCATTACCCAAAAACGAAAATTAAATATAGATTGTTTAGATTTTATCGCGATCGCCTTAACTTCTGCCCAAGGAAACCTTTTAACACCAGCTTTGGTGATGACATTGCATGAAATTGGCGATATGATCCGCGATCGCACCGCCAGAGTTACGGAAAATCATGCTGCCGATTTACTGGCTTCTTTGGGGCATTACGCTTGGGTTGCACAACCAGATGGGCAGAAAAAACGCCTCCTTGCCACAGAGGTGCAACCACAAGATACAGTCATAGTTTATCCCGGTGAACAAATCCCCGTAGATGGGCAAATATTACGCGGTAAAGCTTTAATTGACCAACAAAAACTCACTGGTGAATCCATGCCAGTTTTACGTCAGGTGGGAGAAGCGGTTTATGCCTCCACCTTACTCAGGGAAGGAGAAATTTACATCCAAGCTGAACGTGTAGGTACAGCTACCCGCGCCGGTGCAAGTATCGAGTTAGTCCAACAAGCACCAGTTCACGATACACGCATGGGTAACTATGCGGCGGACATTGCCGACCAAGCCATATTACCATCTCTAATTTTTGCCGGACTGGTATTTGCAGCCACCCGTAACCCCGCCAGGGCTGCATCTATCCTCACCCTTGATTTTGTCACAGGTATCCGCGTCTCCCTACCAACGACTTTCCTCGCCGCCTTACACCACGCCACAAGACACGGTGTTCTCATCCGCAGTGGTCGCGCTTTGGAAAAATTGGCACAGGTAGATACATTAGTCTTTGATAAAACAGGCACATTAACCAAAGGTGATATCGAAGTTGTGGAAGTGGAAATCATCGCCGACAGAATCACCACCCACAGACTTATAGCCCTAGCCGCCGCCGCCGAACAACGCCTAACCCACCCAGTAGCGGAAGCGGTGGTACGTTATGCCGAGAAACAAGGTGTAGAAATTTTGCCCAGGCAAGAATTTGAGTACGAAATTGGTTTGGGTGTAAGAGCCGAAATTGACGGTGAACAAGTTATAGTAGGGAGCGATCGCTTTTTGCGTCAGTGTGGTATTCCCCTCGATTGTCTTTATGAGCCACATAGCTGCAATCATGCAGATTGTCCCAAGCACCTCAATTGTCGCATTTCTGCCCATGATTCTTTACTGTATGTGGCAGTAAATCAGGAGTTCCAAGGCGTAATCTATTACACCGACCCCCTGCGCCCAGAAAGTCCAGCCGTGATTGAGAAACTACAAACCGAATACGGCATGGAAATACATCTACTGACAGGGGATAATCAGCAAAGGGCTATGGCTGTTGCGGCGGAACTGCATCTTCCCCTATCTCAAGTCCATGCAGAAGCATTCCCCGCACAAAAAGCCGAAATTATCCAGAAATTACATGATTCAGGTAAAACTGTTGCCTTTACCGGCGATGGTTTAAATGATTCCATTGCCCTAGCTTATGCAGATGTCGCCATTTCCTTTGGTAGTGGTTCCGAAGTAGCCAGAGAAACAGCCGATGTTGTCCTGATGGATGATACCTTGACTAGTTTTGTGGAAGCAATAGCGATCGCTCGTCAAACCCAAGCAATAATTAAACAAAATATCAGTTTAGCCGTTGTTCCCAATTTAGCCGCTTTAGGACTAGCAACCACCGTAGGAATACATCCCCTAGCGGCAACTGTAGTTCATAATGGTTCAGCCATTGCAGCCGGGTTAAATGGTTTACGTCCCCTCATGCACAAAGACCCACCAAGATAGAAAGATGATACATTGCTATTCTTAAAACCCCTATGCGAGGAGAGAGGCTTTGATTCTTTCTCCCCTTCCCTTGTAGGGCAGGGGTCGGGGGTTAGGTTTCAGAGAAAGTTGCACATTGCATATCCTTATAAACTGATATAGTGTTTTTCTGCTTTAGTTAAAAACTGAAACATTCTCGTTGGGAACTGAAACATTCTCCTTTAGAACTAAAATCTTGATGAATCAACCAACTATCAAACTCTTACCACAACATCAGCAAACCATCCTCAGTCATGCTGAAAGCGTCTATCCGGAAGAGTGTTGTGGGTTGATTATGGGATACGTAGCCAATAAGGCGAAAATTGTAGTGGAAGTCATACCTACCGCTAACGCTTGGGAGACAGAAGCAGATAACTTTACCCAAGAAATAAACCAGACAAATATCACTTCCCCAGCCTCCACCTTAAAAAGAAGATATGCGATCGCACCTCAAGTTATGTTACAGGTACAAAGGCAAGCGCGGGATAAGTCACTCAATATTATTGGTATCTATCACTCTCACCCTGATCATCATGCCGTACCTTCAGAATGCGATCGCCTCTATGCTTGGCCTGGATACTCGTATATAATAGTTTCCGTCCAAAAAGGTATAGCCAGTGGCATCCTTAGTTGGAGCCTTGATGATCATCATCAGTTTCAATCAGAAATAATTGATAACATAACTTTAAATACTTAAGACTAAAGACCGACATCATTTTTCGATACAATCAGTAGTCCGCGCTTCCGCATTCAAACTCCTATGCTTAATCCCAACCTGGAAGATATCCAGTTAACTAAAGACGACTACGAACGCTACTCCCGCCACCTGATTTTGCCGGAGGTGGGAGTGGAAGGACAAAAACGGCTCAAAGCTGCCAGTGTACTGTGTATCGGTACAGGTGGACTGGGTTCACCACTACTGTTATATTTAGCTGCCGCCGGTATTGGACGCATCGGTATTGTCGATTTCGATGTGGTTGATACTTCCAACCTGCAACGCCAAGTCATCCACGGTACATCCTGGGTAGGTAAACCCAAAATTGAATCTGCAAAAAACCGCATACACGAGATTAACCCCTATTGTCAGGTTGACCTCTACGAAACTCGTCTCAGTTCCGAGAATGCCCTAGATATCATCAGACCTTACGATATTGTGGTGGATGGTACAGATAACTTTCCCACCAGATATCTAGTCAACGATGCTTGCGTATTATTGAACAAACCCAACGTCTACGGTTCCATTTTCCGCTTTGAAGGACAAGCCACAGTATTTAACTACGAAGGCGGGCCAAACTACCGCGACTTGTACCCAGAACCACCACCACCAGGACTAGTTCCCTCCTGTGCAGAAGGTGGGGTATTAGGGATTTTGCCAGGGATTATCGGCGTAATTCAAGCCACGGAAACAGTGAAAATTATTTTAGGTAACGGTAATACCCTCAGTGGTAGATTATTGCTGTACAACGCTTTAGATATGAAATTCCGCGAATTGAAGTTACGTCCCAACCCCATACGCCCAGTCATTGAAAAGCTGATAGACTACGAACAATTCTGCGGTATTCCTCAAGCCAAAGCAGCCGAGGCGCAAAAAATGCAAGAAATCCAAGAAATGACAGTTACCCAACTCAAGGAATTGCTGGATAGTGGGGCGAAGGATTTTGTCCTGCTAGATGTGCGTAACCCCAACGAATACGAAATCGCCAAGATTCCTGGTTCTGTATTAATACCTTTACCAGACATTGAAAATGGTAATGGTGTGGCTAAAGTCAAAGAAGCCCTCAACGGACACCGCTTGATTGCTCATTGTAAGATGGGTGGGCGATCGGCGAAAGCCTTAGCCATCCTCAAAGAATCGGGGATTGTGGGGACAAACGTCAAAGGCGGAATCACCGCTTGGAGTCGGGAAGTAGACCCATCAGTTCCTGAGTATTAAGACTAAATAGTTGTAATGTAGAGAAGAAGCAGGGGAAATTCAGAGTTGTGGATTTCCCCTTTTCTGTAATTTAAGATTGCATAATAGTGTCAATATTTGTTTGCTGGGATTGTTTTAACGTGAGTCCGATAAATTCGGAAGAACCCCTCTCCATAGCTTGCTTCCCGCAGGGTACCTCTCCCCGACGCGGGGAGAGGCTTAAAACCCTGATTATTTGGTACTCAGTTATAGATTTTCAGCCCCTTCCCTTGTAGGATACTGTTGGCGAATTGATAGAGGGCAAAACCAATCATCACAAAATAGAAAATCAGGAATACTATGAGGCAGTGGGAGCAATTCGAGCAAAGTGAGAAACGCGAGTCTGACTGCGTGGGACATGTTGCCACCAATCCCACATCCGACTGAAGTTGATAGCAGCAGCAGTAATGACATGCTGCAAGAGAGTTTTGGCAAGACCAATGTAGCGACAACGGCGTAATTGGTAGCGACCAGTAGCTTGGGAAATCAAGCCTTCAACGCCAGCACGTTGGTGATAAATTTGTTGAAAAGATTCAGTTTTTTGGCGAATGCGAGCATCATGTAATGCAAGATGTAGTTCCTGTGGTTTGAGGGTCAGAAGACGCGGTAGTTTTTTGGAGCGAGTGCATTTTGAGCGACTTGAACAAAGCGAACAATCGGATTTGTCAAATTGTATTTTGACTACTGGATTGTCATGGCTATCGACAGTTGTACGCCAGGACTTACTTTGTTTACCCATTGGGCAATCAACACGCATCAAATCCCAATGAATAGTGAAGCAATTTTGCTCAAAGCCGGATTGTGCTGTTGCTTGCCAACTAGTTCCGGGGGGAACTTTTCCTACTAAATCAACATGAAAATGGGATTGACTATCGACTAAGTTTTGAGCATTGACATAGCCAGTATCGACAACATGTTCTTGTGGCAAAAGATTGTTCTGGTTTAAACGAGAATGAATTACTGGTGTCATCTCAACATCCGCACTTGTGGCCACGGACGTTTCCACATTGATAATTAAGTTTGGCAGTATGGGGTGACAAATTTCTGTCAGATGCAGATTATAACCAGTCCAGTTGATTTCTCGCTTGCTGGAATTGCGTGCATCAACATCGTAAGGAGATTCAATCTGTAGTCTATTTGGTGGTAAGTTATCTTGTTCTCGCCAATAGACTTGTTGCAATTGAATATAGTATTGTTGCACCCAAACTATACGTAATGTTTCCACTGATGGAATCTGCCACAGCCAA contains:
- a CDS encoding carbonic anhydrase → MSRINGFIGRRNFLGLAGAGSLVVAATACAGSLTVGKEEPAIADVKSINLNPVNPQQALKFLLDGNQRFVNRKPKYPRQSQQRLQSIAKAQYPFAAILGCADSRVPAEIVFDQGLGDLFVVRVAGNIASDMAIASLEYATSVLDTRLIVVLGHTKCGAVTASMKNEPLPGRIGYLTESIRPALAKLPSTSKDVNKAAVIANIQYQTEKLQQKSTILAQLINKGTVQIIGAAYDIDTGIVSVIS
- a CDS encoding carbonic anhydrase yields the protein MSRINGFAGRRNFLKLAGVGGVGIGASAVGSFLWQGEPAVAQQPSTNPEKPQPVNPQAALARLLEGNKRFVDGKRLNPNQSRLRLQETAVAQYPFAAILGCADSRVPAEIVFDQGLGDLFVVRVAGNVASQTAIGSLEFATAVLGAQLIVVVGHARCGAVIAATKGDPLPGRIGVFVEEIKPAVERVRNKTGDLEENSIIANVQYQAEKLEESSTILRGLIKEGKLKIAGGRYDLASGKVTLLT
- a CDS encoding heavy metal translocating P-type ATPase, whose amino-acid sequence is MTIATRSGISKQVALKSSFITGIDYSVVHKIPGRIRFRVPLVAHDLYYAQRLQELLESDSHVLEVRVNPWAASVAIRYEQSASNNRLMQAYLVGLLHQAKFSQQSTVNSQQVTKSNDAGVKLPALATILALLGLGFPIPRAIIAATVGLAALPIAKRAYASITQKRKLNIDCLDFIAIALTSAQGNLLTPALVMTLHEIGDMIRDRTARVTENHAADLLASLGHYAWVAQPDGQKKRLLATEVQPQDTVIVYPGEQIPVDGQILRGKALIDQQKLTGESMPVLRQVGEAVYASTLLREGEIYIQAERVGTATRAGASIELVQQAPVHDTRMGNYAADIADQAILPSLIFAGLVFAATRNPARAASILTLDFVTGIRVSLPTTFLAALHHATRHGVLIRSGRALEKLAQVDTLVFDKTGTLTKGDIEVVEVEIIADRITTHRLIALAAAAEQRLTHPVAEAVVRYAEKQGVEILPRQEFEYEIGLGVRAEIDGEQVIVGSDRFLRQCGIPLDCLYEPHSCNHADCPKHLNCRISAHDSLLYVAVNQEFQGVIYYTDPLRPESPAVIEKLQTEYGMEIHLLTGDNQQRAMAVAAELHLPLSQVHAEAFPAQKAEIIQKLHDSGKTVAFTGDGLNDSIALAYADVAISFGSGSEVARETADVVLMDDTLTSFVEAIAIARQTQAIIKQNISLAVVPNLAALGLATTVGIHPLAATVVHNGSAIAAGLNGLRPLMHKDPPR
- a CDS encoding Mov34/MPN/PAD-1 family protein, with amino-acid sequence MNQPTIKLLPQHQQTILSHAESVYPEECCGLIMGYVANKAKIVVEVIPTANAWETEADNFTQEINQTNITSPASTLKRRYAIAPQVMLQVQRQARDKSLNIIGIYHSHPDHHAVPSECDRLYAWPGYSYIIVSVQKGIASGILSWSLDDHHQFQSEIIDNITLNT
- the moeB gene encoding molybdopterin-synthase adenylyltransferase MoeB, with the protein product MLNPNLEDIQLTKDDYERYSRHLILPEVGVEGQKRLKAASVLCIGTGGLGSPLLLYLAAAGIGRIGIVDFDVVDTSNLQRQVIHGTSWVGKPKIESAKNRIHEINPYCQVDLYETRLSSENALDIIRPYDIVVDGTDNFPTRYLVNDACVLLNKPNVYGSIFRFEGQATVFNYEGGPNYRDLYPEPPPPGLVPSCAEGGVLGILPGIIGVIQATETVKIILGNGNTLSGRLLLYNALDMKFRELKLRPNPIRPVIEKLIDYEQFCGIPQAKAAEAQKMQEIQEMTVTQLKELLDSGAKDFVLLDVRNPNEYEIAKIPGSVLIPLPDIENGNGVAKVKEALNGHRLIAHCKMGGRSAKALAILKESGIVGTNVKGGITAWSREVDPSVPEY
- a CDS encoding IS5-like element ISAva5 family transposase; the protein is MTLHPRDMSQIPETTAQVARNSFPKGNIYMKMRDEIGVLYKDEDFVKLYRADCGQSGISAGQLALVTVMQFIEGLTDRQAADAVRGHIDWKYALSLELNDPGFDYSVLSEFRQRLIKAGRERELLNQMLARFQELGWLKNRGRVRTDSTHVLAAVRQLNRLELVGETLRHTLNDLAYFAPDWLKSRVDVDWFERYSLRFEQYRLPKSKAEREKLRRKIGEDGHHLLSALYADSTCNWLWQIPSVETLRIVWVQQYYIQLQQVYWREQDNLPPNRLQIESPYDVDARNSSKREINWTGYNLHLTEICHPILPNLIINVETSVATSADVEMTPVIHSRLNQNNLLPQEHVVDTGYVNAQNLVDSQSHFHVDLVGKVPPGTSWQATAQSGFEQNCFTIHWDLMRVDCPMGKQSKSWRTTVDSHDNPVVKIQFDKSDCSLCSSRSKCTRSKKLPRLLTLKPQELHLALHDARIRQKTESFQQIYHQRAGVEGLISQATGRYQLRRCRYIGLAKTLLQHVITAAAINFSRMWDWWQHVPRSQTRVSHFARIAPTAS